One Mycolicibacterium pulveris genomic region harbors:
- a CDS encoding molybdopterin-dependent oxidoreductase, with amino-acid sequence MTREHKPTFCRICEPLCGMIATVEAGRLIELRPDRDHPVSAGFACQKGIAFAEVVNDPDRVTTPLRRGADGHFSPVSWDEAMTDIARRLAAIHRAHGPGAVGWYFGNPGAFSYSHTLSLNMFMAGVGPRMHLFTAGSQDVNNRFVASQLLYGTPLALPVPDVLRTDLLVVIGANPVVSHGSVLTQPRIKDRMHDIVKRGGRVLVIDPRKTETAAQFEWLGIVPDGDAYLLLSLLQVMFAENLADRASLSRQADGVDWLSQLARPFSPEATAARTGIDPDTVRNLARDLVRTPRAAVYGRVGTSTGENGTLTTYLLDAVNLVAGNLDAPGGAMFGRYGLPGERWLNKAGAALLRGVYFRRRSRIGGFPSVLGSEPAGVMAKEITTPGRGQVKALFVSAGNPVLSVPNGDELESALAQLDLMVGIDLYVNETLAHCDYVLPVTSMYERDDFPLPFQTLQPTPFRQATEAVIAPVGQARAEWEIIDDLAQRLWRLTPGLAMQAFMRKMLGVFGVRLSPRLLVDALIRLGEGGDRFGLRRGGLSFARLTGSYPHGKVLAANLRAGVLRDVVVYRGRRVRLRHDEISGEVDKLARRSVPDGYPMRLIGMREARSENSWMHNSPLLMRGERTQHARMHVDDAAAADIADGDVVRIASVSGEIELPVIVTKDIVAGVVAVPHGWGHKGTAGWRLANRAGGANVNKLMSSHPDDIERLAGMARLTGVPVRVVRAEPAS; translated from the coding sequence ATGACGCGCGAGCACAAGCCGACGTTCTGCCGGATCTGCGAGCCGCTGTGCGGCATGATCGCCACCGTCGAGGCCGGCCGGCTGATCGAATTGCGCCCGGATAGGGACCATCCGGTCTCTGCGGGGTTCGCCTGTCAGAAGGGCATCGCGTTCGCCGAGGTAGTCAACGACCCCGACCGTGTGACGACCCCGTTGCGCCGGGGCGCCGACGGCCACTTTTCGCCGGTGTCGTGGGATGAGGCGATGACCGATATCGCACGGCGGCTGGCGGCGATTCACCGTGCGCACGGGCCGGGCGCCGTCGGCTGGTACTTCGGCAATCCCGGGGCATTCAGCTACTCGCACACGTTGAGCCTCAACATGTTCATGGCCGGCGTCGGGCCGCGCATGCATCTGTTCACCGCGGGCAGCCAAGACGTCAACAACCGCTTCGTGGCCAGCCAGCTGCTGTACGGAACGCCGTTGGCGCTGCCGGTTCCCGATGTGCTGCGCACCGACCTGCTGGTCGTCATCGGTGCCAATCCTGTTGTGTCGCATGGCAGTGTGCTCACCCAGCCGCGGATCAAGGACCGCATGCACGACATCGTCAAGCGCGGCGGCCGGGTGCTGGTCATCGATCCGCGCAAGACCGAGACCGCCGCGCAGTTCGAATGGCTGGGCATCGTTCCCGACGGCGACGCGTATCTGCTGCTGTCGCTGCTGCAGGTAATGTTCGCCGAGAACCTCGCCGACCGGGCGTCGCTGTCCCGCCAGGCCGACGGCGTCGACTGGCTCTCGCAGCTCGCCCGGCCGTTTTCCCCCGAGGCCACCGCGGCGCGCACCGGGATCGACCCGGACACCGTCCGCAACCTGGCCCGCGACCTGGTGCGCACCCCCCGCGCCGCGGTGTACGGCCGCGTCGGCACCAGCACCGGTGAAAATGGCACGCTCACAACGTATCTGCTCGACGCGGTGAACCTGGTGGCCGGCAACCTGGACGCCCCCGGCGGTGCCATGTTCGGCCGGTACGGGCTGCCCGGGGAGCGGTGGCTGAACAAGGCAGGCGCGGCGCTGCTGCGGGGGGTGTACTTCCGCAGGCGCTCGCGGATCGGCGGGTTCCCCTCGGTGCTCGGGTCCGAACCCGCCGGGGTGATGGCCAAGGAGATCACCACCCCAGGACGCGGCCAGGTCAAGGCGCTGTTCGTCAGCGCGGGCAACCCGGTGCTGTCGGTGCCCAACGGTGATGAACTCGAATCCGCCTTGGCCCAACTGGATTTGATGGTCGGCATCGACCTCTACGTCAACGAGACGCTGGCGCACTGCGATTACGTGCTGCCGGTAACCAGCATGTACGAACGCGACGACTTTCCGCTTCCGTTCCAGACGTTGCAGCCCACGCCGTTCCGTCAGGCCACCGAGGCGGTGATCGCGCCGGTGGGGCAGGCGCGCGCGGAGTGGGAGATCATCGACGACCTCGCCCAGCGGCTGTGGCGGCTGACGCCGGGGCTGGCGATGCAGGCGTTTATGCGAAAGATGTTGGGGGTGTTCGGTGTTCGGTTGTCCCCGCGGCTGCTTGTCGATGCACTGATCCGGCTGGGGGAGGGCGGCGACCGGTTCGGTCTGCGGCGCGGCGGGTTGAGTTTCGCGCGGTTGACGGGCTCGTATCCGCACGGCAAGGTGCTGGCGGCCAACCTGCGCGCTGGGGTGCTGCGTGATGTCGTGGTCTATCGCGGGCGGCGAGTCCGGTTGCGCCACGACGAGATCAGTGGCGAGGTCGACAAGCTGGCCCGGCGCAGCGTGCCCGACGGCTATCCGATGCGGTTGATCGGCATGCGCGAGGCGCGCTCGGAGAACTCGTGGATGCACAACTCGCCGCTGCTGATGCGCGGCGAGCGCACCCAGCACGCCCGCATGCACGTCGACGACGCGGCCGCGGCCGACATCGCCGACGGTGACGTCGTGCGGATCGCGTCGGTCAGCGGCGAGATCGAACTGCCCGTGATCGTCACCAAGGACATCGTCGCCGGGGTGGTCGCCGTTCCGCACGGCTGGGGGCACAAGGGCACCGCGGGGTGGCGGCTGGCCAACCGCGCCGGCGGTGCCAACGTCAACAAGCTGATGTCGAGTCACCCCGACGACATCGAGCGCCTTGCCGGGATGGCGCGGCTGACCGGCGTGCCGGTGCGGGTGGTCCGTGCCGAGCCCGCGAGCTAG
- a CDS encoding ABC transporter ATP-binding protein has product MGIGIQVEGLTKSFGPQRIWEDVTLDIPPGEVSVLLGPSGTGKSVFLKCLIGLLRPDRGKIIVDGTNIVECTAKELYEIRTLFGVMFQDGALFGSMSIYDNTAFPLREHTKKKESEIRNIVMEKLELVGLAGDENKFPGEISGGMRKRAGLARSLVLDPEIILCDEPDSGLDPVRTAYLSQLLIDINAQIDATILIVTHNINIARTVPDNIGMLFRRQLVMFGPREVLLTSDEPVVKQFLNGRRVGPIGMSEEKDESTMAEEQAMVEAGHHDGGVEEIQGVPRQITPTPGMPERKAVARRQARVREILHTLPPAAQAAIREDLERSDGYEPSTGPVRTAGQ; this is encoded by the coding sequence ATGGGCATCGGCATTCAGGTTGAAGGGCTGACCAAGTCCTTCGGGCCCCAGCGCATCTGGGAAGACGTCACGCTGGACATCCCCCCGGGTGAGGTCAGCGTGCTGCTGGGTCCGTCGGGTACCGGTAAGTCGGTCTTCCTGAAATGTCTGATCGGCTTGTTGCGCCCCGATCGCGGCAAGATCATCGTCGACGGCACCAACATCGTCGAATGCACGGCCAAGGAGCTCTACGAGATCCGCACGCTGTTCGGTGTGATGTTCCAGGACGGCGCGCTGTTCGGCTCGATGAGCATCTACGACAACACCGCTTTCCCCTTGCGTGAGCACACCAAGAAGAAGGAAAGCGAGATCCGCAACATCGTCATGGAGAAGCTCGAGCTGGTCGGGCTCGCGGGGGACGAGAACAAGTTCCCCGGTGAGATCTCCGGCGGTATGCGCAAGCGCGCCGGGCTGGCCCGCTCGCTGGTGCTGGATCCGGAGATCATCCTCTGCGACGAGCCCGACTCCGGTCTGGACCCGGTCCGTACCGCGTATCTGTCGCAGCTGCTGATCGACATCAACGCCCAGATCGACGCCACGATCCTGATCGTCACGCACAACATCAACATCGCGCGCACCGTGCCCGACAACATCGGCATGTTGTTCCGCAGGCAGCTGGTGATGTTCGGGCCCCGCGAGGTGTTGTTGACCAGCGATGAGCCGGTGGTCAAGCAGTTCCTCAACGGACGGCGGGTCGGCCCGATCGGCATGTCGGAGGAGAAGGACGAGTCGACGATGGCCGAGGAGCAGGCGATGGTCGAAGCCGGTCATCACGACGGCGGGGTCGAGGAGATCCAGGGGGTGCCGCGGCAGATCACCCCGACGCCGGGCATGCCGGAGCGCAAGGCGGTGGCCCGCCGCCAGGCCCGGGTGCGCGAGATCCTGCACACCCTGCCGCCGGCCGCGCAGGCCGCGATCCGCGAGGATCTCGAACGCAGCGACGGTTACGAGCCGTCGACGGGGCCTGTTCGCACGGCCGGACAGTAG
- a CDS encoding ABC transporter ATP-binding protein codes for MGIGIQVEGLTKSFGPQRIWEDVTLDIPAGEVSVLLGPSGTGKSVFLKSLIGLLRPERGKIIVDGTDVIQCTAKELYEIRTLFGVMFQDGALFGSMSIYDNTAFPLREHTKKKESEIRNIVMEKLELVGLAGDENKFPGEISGGMRKRAGLARSLVLDPQIILCDEPDSGLDPVRTAYLSQLLIDINAQIDATILIVTHNINIARTVPDNMGMLFRKHLVMFGPREVLLTSDEPVVKQFLNGRRIGPIGMSEEKDESTMAEEQAMFDAGHHDGGVEEIQGVPPQIQATPGMPERQAVARRQARVREILHTLPPAAQAAIREDLEGTRQYPANEFGDTPTARHHAVEDDAPTGAIPTAER; via the coding sequence GTGGGCATTGGTATTCAGGTTGAAGGGCTGACCAAGTCCTTCGGGCCCCAGCGAATTTGGGAGGACGTCACGCTGGACATCCCCGCGGGCGAGGTCAGCGTGCTGCTGGGCCCGTCGGGTACCGGTAAGTCGGTCTTCCTGAAGTCCCTGATCGGCTTGCTGCGCCCCGAGCGCGGCAAGATCATCGTCGACGGCACCGACGTCATCCAGTGCACCGCCAAGGAGCTCTACGAGATCCGCACGCTGTTCGGTGTGATGTTCCAGGACGGCGCGCTGTTCGGCTCGATGAGCATCTACGACAACACCGCTTTCCCCTTGCGTGAGCACACCAAGAAGAAGGAAAGCGAGATCCGCAACATCGTCATGGAGAAGCTCGAGCTGGTGGGTCTGGCCGGCGACGAGAACAAGTTCCCCGGCGAGATCTCCGGCGGTATGCGCAAGCGCGCCGGGCTGGCCCGCTCGCTGGTGCTGGACCCGCAGATCATCCTCTGCGACGAGCCCGACTCCGGTCTGGACCCGGTCCGTACCGCGTATCTGTCGCAGCTGCTGATCGACATCAACGCCCAGATCGACGCCACGATCCTGATCGTCACGCACAACATCAACATCGCGCGCACCGTGCCGGACAACATGGGCATGCTCTTCCGCAAGCACCTGGTCATGTTCGGGCCCCGCGAAGTGCTGCTGACCAGCGACGAGCCCGTCGTCAAGCAGTTCCTCAACGGGCGCCGGATCGGCCCGATCGGCATGTCGGAGGAAAAGGACGAGTCGACGATGGCCGAGGAGCAGGCCATGTTCGACGCCGGCCACCACGACGGCGGGGTCGAGGAGATCCAGGGGGTGCCCCCGCAGATCCAGGCGACGCCGGGCATGCCGGAGCGCCAGGCCGTGGCCCGCCGCCAGGCCCGGGTGCGCGAGATCCTGCACACCCTGCCGCCGGCCGCGCAGGCCGCGATCCGCGAGGACCTCGAAGGCACGCGGCAGTACCCGGCCAACGAGTTCGGCGACACCCCGACCGCGCGGCACCACGCCGTCGAGGACGACGCCCCGACCGGTGCCATCCCCACAGCCGAGAGGTAA
- the rplL gene encoding 50S ribosomal protein L7/L12 produces the protein MAKLSTDELLDAFKELTLLELSEFVKKFEETFEVTAAAPVAVAAAPGAAAGGAPAEAAEEQSEFDVILEGAGDKKIGVIKVVREIVSGLGLKEAKDLVDSAPKPLLEKVDKAAADEAKEKLEAAGATVTVK, from the coding sequence ATGGCCAAGCTGTCCACCGACGAGCTGCTCGACGCGTTCAAGGAACTGACGCTGCTGGAGCTCTCCGAGTTCGTCAAGAAGTTCGAGGAGACCTTCGAGGTCACCGCCGCCGCCCCGGTCGCCGTCGCGGCCGCCCCCGGCGCTGCCGCCGGCGGTGCCCCCGCCGAGGCCGCCGAGGAGCAGTCCGAGTTCGACGTCATCTTGGAGGGCGCCGGCGACAAGAAGATCGGCGTCATCAAGGTCGTCCGCGAGATCGTCTCCGGCCTGGGCCTCAAGGAGGCCAAGGACCTGGTCGACAGCGCTCCCAAGCCGCTGCTCGAGAAGGTCGACAAGGCTGCGGCCGACGAGGCCAAGGAGAAGCTCGAGGCCGCCGGCGCGACGGTCACCGTCAAGTAG
- the rplJ gene encoding 50S ribosomal protein L10: MATEDKAAAIADIVERFNSSTATVVTEFRGLSVAQLAELRRSLGDSASYRIAKNTLVKRAAAEAGIEGLDDLFVGPTAIAFVKGEAVDAAKALKKFAKDNKALVIKGGYMDGRPLSVAEVEQIADLESREVLLAKLAGAMKANLTKAAGLFNAPASQVARLAAALQEKKAGEEAA; this comes from the coding sequence ATGGCCACGGAGGACAAGGCCGCCGCAATTGCCGACATCGTCGAGCGATTCAACTCGTCGACGGCCACGGTCGTCACCGAGTTCCGCGGTCTTTCGGTCGCCCAACTGGCCGAACTGCGTCGGTCGCTCGGTGATTCCGCCAGCTATCGGATCGCCAAGAACACGCTGGTCAAGCGTGCCGCGGCGGAAGCTGGCATCGAGGGTCTCGACGACCTGTTCGTCGGTCCCACCGCGATTGCGTTCGTCAAGGGCGAGGCCGTCGACGCTGCCAAGGCGCTCAAGAAGTTCGCCAAGGACAACAAGGCCCTCGTCATCAAGGGCGGCTACATGGACGGCCGCCCGCTCAGCGTCGCCGAGGTCGAGCAGATCGCCGACCTGGAATCGCGCGAGGTGCTGCTGGCCAAGCTGGCCGGCGCGATGAAGGCCAATCTGACCAAGGCTGCCGGCCTGTTCAACGCTCCGGCGTCGCAGGTCGCGCGACTGGCCGCGGCACTGCAAGAGAAGAAGGCCGGCGAAGAAGCCGCTTAA
- a CDS encoding anthrone oxygenase family protein has product MDAVVGSLALLISGPMVGVEIAVAAFTNPVFARLPDDGFAQARSDGSRVLGKVMPFWYIGTLLVLIAAAVVTRDWYVITAAAVMAVVVLMTVTLMVPVNNRIGRWSGAVDASRDDARLWDRLHWRRVFLLVALYVLLVIGVVISAR; this is encoded by the coding sequence ATGGACGCAGTCGTGGGATCCCTTGCCCTGTTAATCAGCGGCCCGATGGTCGGCGTCGAGATCGCCGTCGCGGCATTCACCAACCCGGTGTTCGCCCGGCTGCCCGACGACGGGTTCGCCCAGGCCCGCAGCGACGGCAGCCGGGTGCTGGGCAAGGTGATGCCGTTCTGGTACATCGGCACCCTGCTGGTGCTCATCGCGGCCGCCGTCGTCACCCGCGACTGGTACGTCATCACCGCGGCCGCCGTGATGGCCGTGGTGGTGCTGATGACCGTGACGCTGATGGTGCCGGTCAACAACCGGATCGGCCGCTGGTCAGGGGCGGTCGACGCGTCGCGGGACGACGCGCGGCTGTGGGACCGGCTGCACTGGCGGCGGGTGTTCCTGCTCGTCGCGCTGTACGTGCTGCTGGTCATCGGCGTGGTGATTTCGGCGCGCTGA